A stretch of Prunus dulcis chromosome 6, ALMONDv2, whole genome shotgun sequence DNA encodes these proteins:
- the LOC117631148 gene encoding MLO-like protein 3 codes for MASGGSAAASSRSLQDTPTWALATVCLVFIFLSIFIEHLIDLLSQWLKKRKKNALFEAVEKLKSVLMLLGFMSLILTVSQRSISKICIPKKIAYTMLPCRKSAPTKTTKALGLEPIQFMERRLAATSSVDYCESQGKTSFISQAGLNQLNNFIFVLAVMQIVYSVLTMALGRAKMRRWEAWEKESQTMEYQIANDPNRFRLTRQTTFGRRHMTSRTGTGTSFQMWIRCFFRQFFHSVEKVDYLTLRHGFISTHFSTNKNAFDFQNYIQRSLEDDFKAVVGISPFMWFIVVIFIFLDVHGWQVYLWVSFLPLIIVLVLGTKLEVVVAQMAHQLHDQNNVIKGTPLVQPKDSHFWFGQPQFVLTLVHLTLFMNAFELAFFIWVTLQFGIHSCYHEHIQIIIIRVVLAVTVQVMCSYITLPLYALVTQMGSNFKSAAVLEEQTTNVMKQWHAEVKKKRKKKQDSSQSGHDEDSTTVGSSRGIVNSPDFSSHRRQLTFAELTQNFPGKTEIVDDNQEIVEDHQQRVGQNEIELASNVSSSEVYMEMPEVTTTQT; via the exons ATGGCTTCTGGAGGATCAGCAGCAGCATCCAGCCGCTCACTTCAAGACACACCCACTTGGGCTTTGGCAACAGTTTGCCTTGtcttcatttttctctctATCTTTATAGAGCACTTGATCGATCTCCTTAGCCAA TGGCTCAAAAAACGTAAAAAAAATGCCTTGTTCGAGGCCGTAGAGAAGCTCAAATCAG TGCTTATGCTGCTGGGTTTCATGTCCCTAATTCTGACAGTGTCACAAAGGTCCATATCCAAAATATGCATACCCAAAAAGATTGCATATACCATGCTTCCCTGCAGAAAAAGTGCACCCACTAAAACCACCAAAGCACTTGGTTTAGAGCCCATTCAATTCATGGAAAGAAGACTAGCAGCAACTTCTTCTGTGGATTACTGTGAATCGCAG GGGAAAACCTCGTTTATATCACAAGCGGGGCTCAACCAGCTTAACAATTTCATCTTTGTGTTAGCAGTTATGCAGATTGTGTATAGTGTTCTCACCATGGCTTTAGGAAGGGCCAAG ATGAGGCGTTGGGAAGCATGGGAAAAAGAAAGTCAGACGATGGAATATCAAATCGCAAATG aTCCTAATCGTTTTAGGTTGACAAGGCAGACCACATTTGGTCGTAGACATATGACTTCTCGTACAGGAACAGGGACATCTTTTCAAATGTGGAtt AGGTGCTTCTTccggcaattcttccattcagTGGAAAAAGTTGATTATCTCACTTTGCGCCACGGTTTCATTTCA aCTCATTTCTCCACAAACAAAAATGCATTCGATTTCCAAAACTACATTCAACGTTCGCTGGAGGACGATTTCAAAGCTGTTGTTGGCATCAG CCCATTCATGTGGTTTATAGTCGTCATCTTCATCTTTCTGGACGTGCATG GTTGGCAGGTGTATCTCTGGGTTTCATTCTTGCCACTAATT ATAGTGCTGGTTCTTGGAACCAAACTTGAAGTAGTAGTTGCACAAATGGCTCATCAACTTCATGATCAGAATAACGTGATAAAAGGAACTCCTTTGGTGCAACCAAAGGACAGTCACTTCTGGTTCGGTCAACCACAGTTTGTCTTGACCCTTGTACATCTCACTTTGTTTATG AATGCATTTGAACTTGCTTTCTTCATTTGGGTCACG CTACAATTTGGGATACACTCTTGCTACCATGAACACATACAGATTATCATTATACGGGTGGTCTTAGC GGTCACTGTTCAAGTGATGTGCAGTTACATTACTCTTCCACTCTATGCCCTAGTGACTCAG ATGGGATCAAATTTCAAGAGTGCAGCAGTGCTTGAAGAGCAAACAACAAATGTTATGAAGCAGTGGCACGCTgaagtgaagaaaaagaggaaaaagaaacaagactCTTCACAATCTGGCCATGACGAAGATTCTACTACTGTTGGAAGCAGTAGGGGAATCGTGAACTCCCCGGACTTCTCTTCTCATCGCCGGCAGCTAACTTTTGCGGAACTCACCCAAAATTTTCCTGGAAAAACTGAGATTGTTGATGACAACCAAGAAATTGTGGAAGATCATCAACAAAGAGTAGGGCAAAATGAAATTGAACTAGCTAGTAATGTTTCATCTAGTGAGGTATATATGGAAATGCCGGAAGTGACCACAACACAAACTTGA